From the uncultured Trichococcus sp. genome, one window contains:
- the trpD gene encoding anthranilate phosphoribosyltransferase, with the protein MLEIQETKQTEQILPQDSMKAAIDKLVKKEELSPQLTKTIMHQIMSGQASPVQIASYLTAMRMKGETAGEISASAEVMRDFSNKVRTKKTALDIVGTGGDQAFTFNISTVSSFVIAAAGIPVAKHGNRSSSSKCGSADVLEELGVNIEASAQHSETMLEEFGMCFMYAQKYHPSMKHAAPVRKEMGVRTIFNVLGPLANPANANMQLLGVYDVALVDTMAEVLNQLQMERALVFGGNDGLDEITLTTTSEVAELRDGKVTHFTFDPKDYGFEYCTSEDLVGGEPAENAAIALAILSGEKGPKRDTVLLNAGMAIYLANDDYTIADGIKRAAELIDSGAALGKLKQFITASQEATK; encoded by the coding sequence ATGCTAGAGATACAAGAAACGAAACAGACCGAACAGATTCTTCCGCAAGACAGCATGAAAGCCGCTATCGATAAACTAGTGAAAAAAGAAGAACTTTCCCCGCAATTGACGAAGACCATCATGCACCAGATCATGAGCGGTCAAGCTAGTCCGGTCCAGATCGCATCTTATCTGACTGCTATGCGCATGAAAGGCGAGACGGCCGGAGAAATCAGCGCTTCCGCTGAAGTGATGCGGGATTTTTCCAATAAAGTACGGACCAAGAAGACGGCATTGGACATCGTCGGAACCGGTGGCGATCAAGCCTTCACTTTCAATATCTCAACCGTCTCTTCCTTTGTTATCGCAGCCGCAGGGATCCCGGTGGCGAAACACGGTAACCGCAGTTCCTCGAGCAAATGCGGCAGCGCGGATGTGCTGGAAGAACTAGGTGTGAACATCGAAGCCAGCGCGCAGCACAGCGAAACGATGCTGGAAGAATTCGGGATGTGTTTCATGTATGCCCAAAAATATCATCCTTCAATGAAGCATGCGGCACCTGTCAGGAAAGAAATGGGCGTCCGGACGATCTTTAACGTCCTTGGGCCATTGGCGAATCCTGCCAATGCGAATATGCAATTGCTCGGTGTATACGATGTTGCGTTAGTGGACACGATGGCCGAGGTGCTGAACCAATTGCAGATGGAACGGGCGCTTGTGTTCGGCGGCAATGACGGTCTGGATGAAATCACCTTGACCACAACATCGGAAGTCGCGGAGCTCCGCGACGGCAAGGTCACCCACTTCACGTTCGATCCGAAAGACTATGGTTTCGAGTACTGCACGAGCGAAGATCTCGTAGGCGGTGAACCAGCTGAGAATGCCGCAATCGCCTTGGCTATCTTAAGTGGCGAAAAAGGACCGAAGCGCGATACCGTGCTTTTGAACGCCGGCATGGCCATCTATTTGGCCAATGACGATTACACGATTGCTGACGGCATCAAGCGCGCTGCTGAATTGATCGACAGCGGAGCGGCACTTGGGAAATTAAAGCAATTCATCACTGCATCACAGGAGGCGACAAAATGA
- a CDS encoding glycoside-pentoside-hexuronide (GPH):cation symporter — translation MAEEKVVKQQKPANDMKSTLSLKHRLGYGAGDAGGVVTLVLIGTFMNRYITNILGVSFATLSVLLLIWNIWDMVNDPMMGTFMDKSFSKASGKKDKFRPWMLRSIPLLVVGLIAFFSVPSMFEGTMRLVAIFLLKIIYELGYTMMNIAMGSVLGVMALNDKERTTLSSARGMGSTLGGLIGSMAIPVILARLGENTTGYMVAGIFAAVLGGLLIFFHYWGTEERNVAAKLAAEEQTEPTKITDIFVTLAKNKAFLSLCLHSIVIVFGQNLFNATLPYIYGDVFGDLGLMAYASAIGMGLPVVLLLIAPKLVTLIGSTVKVIRTYLLLSVVIFVGLYFWKLVGDLPPFFYMIFASLGIAFMMMSVQLQWGLVSESIDYNEYITGKRSEGSIYGNFSLTRRVGQMLAQSLVVLMIGWIGYSQQAAQTGQAQSAETVEGLVLLNLIGPAVCALLSWASFKFIWNITDETRMDMTTARQARLDEFAKKHDEPQV, via the coding sequence ATGGCAGAAGAAAAAGTTGTTAAGCAGCAAAAACCAGCAAACGATATGAAAAGTACCTTAAGCCTGAAGCATAGATTAGGTTATGGAGCAGGAGATGCCGGTGGGGTTGTTACCCTTGTGTTGATCGGAACGTTTATGAACCGGTACATTACAAACATATTGGGAGTATCATTTGCGACGCTATCTGTACTGTTGCTCATTTGGAATATTTGGGATATGGTCAATGACCCAATGATGGGTACTTTTATGGATAAGTCTTTCTCTAAGGCCAGCGGCAAAAAAGATAAGTTCCGTCCTTGGATGTTACGCTCTATACCTTTACTTGTTGTCGGTCTTATTGCATTCTTCTCTGTACCATCAATGTTTGAAGGAACCATGCGTTTGGTAGCTATTTTTCTATTAAAAATTATTTACGAGTTAGGTTACACCATGATGAATATTGCCATGGGATCAGTTCTTGGGGTTATGGCCTTAAATGATAAAGAGAGAACTACTTTATCTTCAGCTCGTGGTATGGGATCAACACTTGGTGGTCTGATCGGTTCGATGGCTATACCGGTGATTCTTGCTCGTTTAGGTGAAAATACAACAGGTTATATGGTTGCAGGTATCTTCGCGGCTGTTTTGGGTGGGTTACTTATCTTCTTCCACTATTGGGGAACTGAGGAACGGAATGTTGCAGCAAAACTTGCCGCAGAGGAACAAACAGAACCGACAAAAATTACAGATATTTTTGTCACGTTAGCCAAAAATAAAGCTTTCTTGTCACTTTGCTTACACTCAATTGTAATTGTGTTCGGTCAAAACCTATTCAATGCAACTCTTCCTTACATTTACGGCGATGTATTTGGAGATTTGGGCTTGATGGCATACGCTTCTGCGATCGGTATGGGTTTACCGGTAGTACTGTTGCTTATCGCTCCAAAATTGGTAACTTTAATTGGATCTACTGTTAAGGTAATCCGTACTTATTTATTGCTGAGTGTCGTTATCTTTGTTGGTTTATACTTTTGGAAATTAGTGGGTGACTTACCACCTTTCTTCTACATGATTTTTGCCAGCTTAGGGATTGCCTTCATGATGATGTCCGTTCAACTGCAATGGGGCCTTGTTTCAGAATCCATTGACTACAACGAATACATCACAGGAAAACGTTCAGAAGGGTCAATCTATGGCAACTTCTCACTGACAAGACGTGTCGGCCAAATGTTGGCGCAATCACTTGTTGTCTTGATGATTGGTTGGATTGGCTATAGCCAACAGGCCGCTCAAACTGGACAAGCACAATCAGCTGAAACTGTTGAAGGGCTAGTACTATTGAATCTTATTGGCCCTGCAGTGTGTGCCTTATTATCATGGGCTTCATTCAAATTTATTTGGAATATCACCGATGAAACACGTATGGACATGACAACAGCTCGTCAAGCAAGACTTGATGAATTTGCTAAGAAACATGATGAACCACAAGTTTAA
- the trpC gene encoding indole-3-glycerol phosphate synthase TrpC, whose amino-acid sequence MILDDIIAATKIRVEKAKQAIPLEEMKQAALALPINQDFPFEKALTGEGIRFICECKKASPSKGVIVEDFPYLEIAKAYEAAGASAISVLTEPDFFRGENRFLTEIKQAVSLPVIRKDFIIDAYQIYEAKVIGADAVLLIATILTEKELDAFQRLAHELGLSALVEAHTEEELLKALRTNPKIVGVNNRDLKTFKVDIQQSIRLRALVPDDILFVAESGISERQQVSELEEGKVDAILIGETMMVSPDKKGMLDRLRGIG is encoded by the coding sequence ATGATATTGGACGACATCATAGCAGCGACAAAGATACGGGTGGAAAAAGCCAAACAGGCCATCCCGCTGGAAGAAATGAAGCAAGCCGCCTTGGCGTTGCCGATCAATCAGGATTTCCCGTTCGAAAAAGCGCTGACCGGTGAAGGGATCCGCTTCATCTGCGAATGCAAAAAGGCATCCCCTTCGAAAGGCGTGATTGTGGAGGATTTCCCCTACCTCGAAATCGCCAAGGCCTACGAAGCAGCAGGCGCATCCGCAATCTCGGTATTGACGGAGCCCGATTTTTTCCGAGGCGAAAATCGCTTCCTGACGGAAATAAAACAGGCCGTATCGCTTCCGGTCATCCGCAAAGATTTCATCATCGACGCCTACCAGATCTATGAGGCGAAGGTCATCGGCGCGGATGCGGTGTTGTTGATCGCGACCATCCTGACGGAAAAAGAGTTGGATGCCTTCCAACGTTTGGCCCACGAACTGGGGCTTTCGGCATTGGTGGAGGCTCATACCGAAGAAGAACTCCTGAAAGCGTTGCGGACGAATCCGAAAATCGTCGGCGTCAACAACCGAGACTTGAAGACTTTCAAAGTGGACATTCAGCAGTCCATCAGGCTGCGTGCACTGGTGCCGGATGACATCCTTTTCGTGGCCGAAAGCGGCATTTCGGAAAGACAACAAGTCAGCGAATTGGAAGAGGGCAAGGTCGATGCTATCCTGATCGGCGAAACGATGATGGTATCGCCGGATAAAAAAGGCATGCTCGATCGCCTGCGGGGAATCGGCTGA
- a CDS encoding DNA-deoxyinosine glycosylase yields MAPVIEPHAKILILGSMPGAKSLEAQHYYGNPRNHFWQIIFSILGEEDPVTYEDRLSLLKKYHVALWDVIHSCYREGSLDSAIKGEHPNDLSSLLRDHPQLKAVAFNGGKAYRSYKKHFGMDEESGLVYLPLPSTSPMRGKHVKTLPEKLEAWSVLEEYL; encoded by the coding sequence ATGGCACCTGTCATCGAGCCGCATGCCAAAATCCTGATTCTGGGATCGATGCCCGGCGCGAAGTCGCTGGAAGCACAGCACTACTACGGGAACCCGAGGAACCATTTCTGGCAAATCATTTTCTCCATACTCGGCGAGGAGGATCCGGTGACCTATGAGGACCGCCTTTCGCTTTTGAAAAAGTATCATGTCGCCCTCTGGGATGTCATCCACTCCTGTTACCGCGAGGGCAGCCTCGATTCGGCCATCAAAGGGGAACACCCGAATGATTTGAGCAGTCTTCTGCGCGACCATCCCCAGCTCAAGGCAGTCGCCTTCAACGGCGGAAAAGCTTACCGTAGCTACAAAAAGCACTTCGGTATGGATGAGGAATCAGGATTGGTTTACCTTCCGCTCCCCTCGACCAGCCCCATGCGCGGCAAGCATGTCAAAACGCTTCCCGAAAAACTGGAGGCTTGGTCGGTGCTGGAGGAGTATCTTTAA
- a CDS encoding NRDE family protein, which yields MCLISMQLSQHALYKLMLVANRDEQYDRPSLPAHFWPDHPDLLAGKDLSEQGTWLGITKQGRIAAVTNSYLMTKQESDKKLSRGNLVMDYLTGGTGPEDYLNQVRQQRTDYNGFNLIVGSRDSLHHYNNILDEISIIQTGNHAVSNATLDTPWPKVTLTKAAMAELASSSPLDEEAIFRIMADRTPPPDDQLPDLPLPLPIKRAVSANFIQTERYGTRSTTLILIDHADRVTFVERSYLPDGASSDVRFNFQLLAEEK from the coding sequence ATGTGTCTGATTTCGATGCAACTCAGTCAACACGCACTGTACAAATTGATGCTCGTGGCCAATCGGGACGAACAATATGATCGGCCATCCCTGCCTGCGCACTTCTGGCCGGACCATCCCGATCTGTTGGCCGGAAAAGACTTGAGCGAACAAGGCACTTGGCTCGGGATCACCAAACAAGGCAGGATCGCCGCCGTGACCAACAGTTATTTGATGACCAAACAGGAGTCCGACAAAAAACTGTCCCGCGGCAACTTGGTGATGGATTACTTGACCGGTGGAACTGGACCGGAAGACTATCTGAATCAGGTCAGGCAACAGCGGACCGACTACAACGGCTTCAACCTGATCGTCGGTTCGCGCGACAGCCTCCATCATTACAACAACATATTGGACGAAATCAGCATCATTCAGACAGGCAACCATGCCGTCAGCAATGCCACACTGGATACGCCATGGCCGAAAGTCACCCTAACAAAAGCAGCAATGGCCGAACTGGCTTCTTCATCTCCGCTGGACGAAGAGGCCATCTTCCGCATCATGGCGGATCGGACGCCCCCACCGGATGACCAATTGCCGGATTTGCCGCTGCCGTTGCCGATCAAACGCGCTGTCTCCGCCAATTTCATCCAGACGGAGCGCTACGGCACCCGCTCCACCACCTTGATCCTCATCGACCATGCCGATCGGGTGACTTTTGTGGAAAGATCCTACCTACCGGACGGGGCCAGCAGTGACGTCCGCTTCAACTTTCAATTGCTGGCTGAAGAAAAATGA
- a CDS encoding creatininase family protein has protein sequence MKLRSHLLNVLINDEVEAYLKANDVIIVPFGPTELHGGLPLDCETILAEGIALLMAERTNSLVLPHVPYIYSGATASGKGTIQLTVRESADMLQGLAHSLLRSGFKKQIYISLHGPAHISMNPVVRDFFDETGIAILYIDGMITAQKSGVFSDPKEMMLNLDKMILGAYKLRNRLDDILLTSDYAEPVTQTPSVFGNLSAQAFQSGATGYYFKEHSDHMATSAIPDIETRDRMAEDGIVLLNKMVDAIDFPTLLTEMAIQEDYLEEVYKRYPHVPAAYNRHKNS, from the coding sequence ATGAAATTAAGAAGTCACTTATTAAATGTTTTAATCAATGATGAAGTGGAGGCTTACTTAAAGGCGAACGATGTCATCATCGTGCCTTTTGGCCCAACCGAACTCCATGGGGGCCTGCCCTTGGATTGCGAAACAATTTTGGCTGAGGGGATTGCCTTATTGATGGCAGAAAGGACAAACTCACTTGTCCTTCCGCATGTGCCTTATATTTATTCAGGGGCAACAGCCTCAGGTAAGGGAACCATCCAATTAACCGTTAGGGAAAGTGCTGATATGTTGCAAGGTCTGGCACATTCCTTATTGCGATCAGGCTTCAAAAAGCAAATCTATATTAGCCTGCACGGCCCAGCCCATATCTCAATGAATCCGGTTGTCCGGGATTTCTTTGATGAAACAGGGATCGCTATTCTCTATATTGACGGTATGATAACAGCCCAGAAATCCGGTGTCTTTTCAGATCCGAAAGAGATGATGCTCAATTTAGATAAGATGATTCTTGGGGCTTACAAGTTACGTAATCGTTTGGATGATATATTGCTGACTTCTGATTATGCAGAGCCAGTTACCCAGACACCATCGGTTTTCGGTAACCTGAGTGCCCAAGCCTTTCAATCTGGAGCAACAGGTTATTATTTCAAGGAACATTCAGACCATATGGCAACCTCTGCTATACCTGATATTGAAACGCGAGACCGCATGGCAGAAGATGGAATAGTACTGCTTAATAAGATGGTGGATGCAATTGATTTTCCAACTTTGCTTACGGAGATGGCGATTCAAGAAGATTATCTTGAAGAGGTTTACAAACGTTACCCGCACGTGCCGGCTGCCTACAATCGGCACAAAAACAGTTGA
- the trpB gene encoding tryptophan synthase subunit beta, which produces MKSYFGAHGGQFIPETLMNACLELSEAFFRFSEDPEFKKELNNLLDNYAGRPSRLYFAEKMTKNLGGAKIYLKREDLNHTGSHKINNALGQVLLAKKMGKKRIIAETGAGQHGVATATAAALLDMECVVYMGEEDTQRQALNVFRMELLGTKVIPVTSGTATLKDAVNEAMKDWASTFEESHYCIGSVMGPHPFPTMVRDFQKIIGEETKAQLAQAEGKLPDVVMACVGGGSNAIGTFYDFIGDESVRLIGCEAAGRGIHTQDTAATIATGTPGIFHGMKSYFCQDEYGQIAPVYSISAGLDYPGIGPEHADLFDRGRAEYVSVTDDEAVAAFEYLSRMEGIIPAIESSHAIAHAMALAPTLDPEKVIVICLSGRGDKDVAAIARYKGVDIYE; this is translated from the coding sequence ATGAAAAGTTATTTTGGAGCACATGGGGGACAGTTCATTCCCGAAACTTTGATGAACGCTTGCTTGGAACTGTCGGAAGCTTTTTTCCGATTCAGTGAGGATCCGGAATTCAAAAAAGAATTGAACAATCTGTTGGACAACTACGCAGGCAGGCCATCCCGCCTCTATTTCGCAGAAAAGATGACGAAGAACCTCGGCGGAGCGAAAATCTACCTGAAACGCGAAGATTTGAACCACACGGGTTCGCATAAGATCAACAATGCGCTCGGTCAAGTGTTGTTGGCCAAGAAGATGGGCAAAAAACGCATCATCGCCGAGACCGGCGCCGGCCAGCATGGCGTGGCAACCGCCACAGCAGCCGCACTTTTGGATATGGAGTGCGTCGTCTACATGGGTGAAGAGGACACCCAGCGCCAAGCCTTGAACGTGTTCCGGATGGAATTATTGGGCACGAAAGTGATTCCCGTGACGAGCGGTACAGCCACCCTCAAGGATGCTGTCAACGAAGCGATGAAGGATTGGGCTTCCACGTTTGAAGAGTCGCATTACTGCATCGGCTCGGTCATGGGGCCGCATCCATTCCCGACCATGGTCCGCGATTTCCAGAAAATCATCGGGGAAGAAACCAAAGCCCAATTGGCCCAAGCGGAAGGCAAGCTGCCGGATGTTGTGATGGCTTGCGTCGGCGGCGGTTCGAATGCGATCGGGACTTTCTATGACTTCATCGGCGACGAGAGTGTGCGGCTGATCGGCTGTGAAGCTGCCGGCAGAGGCATCCACACGCAAGATACGGCTGCGACGATTGCGACCGGTACCCCGGGCATTTTCCACGGCATGAAATCTTATTTCTGCCAGGATGAATACGGCCAGATCGCTCCTGTTTATTCGATTTCGGCAGGTTTGGACTATCCGGGCATCGGGCCCGAACATGCGGATCTCTTTGATCGTGGCCGCGCCGAATATGTTTCGGTGACGGATGACGAAGCAGTCGCCGCCTTCGAATACCTGTCGCGGATGGAAGGGATCATCCCGGCCATCGAAAGTTCGCATGCGATTGCGCACGCCATGGCTTTGGCACCGACGTTGGACCCGGAAAAGGTCATCGTCATCTGTCTGTCTGGCCGAGGCGACAAAGACGTCGCCGCAATCGCAAGATACAAGGGAGTGGACATCTATGAATAA
- the gpmA gene encoding 2,3-diphosphoglycerate-dependent phosphoglycerate mutase: protein MRKMILIRHGASEWNLLNLFTGWTDVDLSEQGVLEAKEAGRKLKEAGVEFDLAFTSVLKRAIRTCHIVLEEMDQLWVPEVKSWRLNERHYGDLQGLNKQETAEKYGEDQVLKWRRSYNTLPPLMDPDNPQSPVKDRRYANLQKRVIPMGENLETTLERVIPFWEDQIAPAILDRKTVLVAAHGNSLRALIKYLEEIPDDEIMALEIPTGQPLVYELNDDLTIIRKYYL, encoded by the coding sequence ATGAGGAAAATGATTTTGATCCGGCATGGCGCAAGCGAGTGGAACTTATTGAACCTGTTTACGGGCTGGACGGATGTCGACTTGAGTGAGCAGGGAGTTCTCGAAGCGAAAGAAGCCGGCCGAAAACTCAAGGAGGCTGGGGTTGAATTTGATTTGGCGTTCACTTCCGTGCTGAAGCGAGCGATCAGGACCTGCCATATTGTTTTGGAGGAAATGGATCAATTGTGGGTACCGGAAGTGAAAAGCTGGCGGCTCAATGAAAGGCATTATGGCGATCTGCAGGGACTTAATAAACAGGAAACAGCCGAAAAATATGGAGAGGACCAAGTTCTGAAATGGCGCCGCTCCTACAACACCTTGCCTCCGTTGATGGATCCGGATAATCCTCAGTCGCCGGTCAAGGATCGCCGCTATGCCAACCTGCAGAAACGTGTCATTCCGATGGGGGAAAATTTGGAGACCACTTTGGAACGTGTGATTCCCTTCTGGGAAGATCAGATCGCTCCGGCGATACTGGACCGAAAAACGGTACTGGTGGCGGCCCACGGGAACTCCTTGCGGGCTTTGATCAAGTACCTCGAAGAGATACCCGATGATGAAATCATGGCTTTGGAAATACCTACCGGACAGCCGTTGGTCTATGAGCTGAATGACGACCTGACGATCATCAGAAAATACTATCTATAA
- a CDS encoding phosphoribosylanthranilate isomerase, which yields MVKVKICGLKRVEDTEMLNELRPDFAGFIFAPSKRQISLEQALKIRAALDEAIPAVGVFVNEPIENIVAIVDSRAIQIVQLHGDEDDTYIEELGKRITLPIIKAVAVKDAADVKKEYAADILLYDTYQSGVAGGTGKTFNWDLLKEAKHPFFLAGGLHAGNLEAAIRQVQPYAVDISSGVETDGVKDFEKIRAVMEIIGRSIK from the coding sequence ATGGTCAAAGTGAAGATCTGTGGTCTGAAGCGCGTCGAGGATACCGAAATGCTGAACGAGCTGCGTCCGGATTTTGCGGGCTTCATTTTCGCCCCCAGCAAGCGCCAGATTTCGTTGGAGCAGGCGCTGAAGATCAGGGCAGCTTTGGACGAAGCCATCCCGGCAGTCGGCGTTTTCGTCAATGAACCGATCGAAAACATCGTCGCAATCGTTGATAGCCGGGCAATCCAGATTGTGCAGCTCCACGGCGATGAGGATGACACTTATATAGAAGAGTTGGGCAAGCGGATCACGCTTCCGATCATCAAAGCGGTCGCGGTCAAGGACGCCGCTGATGTCAAGAAGGAATACGCTGCCGATATCCTCCTCTATGACACATACCAGAGCGGCGTGGCTGGCGGGACCGGAAAGACATTCAACTGGGATTTATTGAAGGAAGCAAAACACCCATTCTTCTTGGCGGGAGGCCTGCATGCAGGCAACCTCGAAGCAGCCATCCGACAGGTGCAGCCATATGCAGTGGACATCTCGAGCGGCGTCGAAACGGACGGAGTGAAGGATTTTGAAAAAATCAGAGCAGTAATGGAAATCATTGGGAGGTCAATAAAATGA
- the trpA gene encoding tryptophan synthase subunit alpha gives MNKITAAFKHKAFIPFVTAGDPDLETTKELIREIVANGADIVEIGIPFSDPVAEGPAIQKADERALANGINTDDIFRMVAELRTEIDTPFVFMTYINPVFVYGIDKFMARCRETGVDGVIIPDVPFEEKGFIQESCRKHGITYISMVAPSSAERIAMIAKEAEGFLYVVSSLGVTGVRSDITTDIGSMLAEIRKISDIPCAIGFGISNAQQAKAMSEVGDGVIIGSAIINIMEKYGKDSPKPVGAFVAEMVGAIRSGN, from the coding sequence ATGAATAAAATCACAGCTGCCTTCAAGCACAAGGCATTCATACCTTTCGTGACGGCGGGGGATCCAGACCTGGAAACCACGAAGGAACTGATCAGGGAAATCGTTGCGAATGGAGCGGACATCGTCGAAATCGGCATCCCGTTCTCCGATCCGGTTGCTGAAGGCCCTGCCATCCAGAAAGCAGATGAGCGGGCATTGGCGAACGGCATCAATACGGACGATATTTTCCGGATGGTCGCCGAGTTACGCACCGAAATCGACACACCTTTCGTTTTCATGACCTACATCAACCCGGTGTTCGTCTACGGCATCGATAAATTCATGGCCCGCTGCAGAGAGACCGGCGTCGACGGCGTTATCATCCCGGATGTTCCGTTCGAAGAGAAGGGCTTCATCCAGGAATCCTGCCGGAAACATGGCATCACCTACATTTCCATGGTGGCCCCTTCTTCTGCTGAAAGGATCGCCATGATCGCCAAGGAAGCGGAAGGTTTCCTGTACGTCGTTTCTTCCTTGGGCGTCACCGGCGTCCGCAGCGACATCACGACCGACATCGGCAGCATGTTGGCCGAAATCCGCAAAATCAGCGACATCCCTTGCGCCATCGGCTTCGGGATTTCCAACGCGCAACAAGCCAAAGCCATGAGCGAAGTCGGGGATGGCGTCATCATCGGTTCCGCAATCATCAACATCATGGAAAAATACGGGAAGGATTCGCCCAAACCGGTCGGAGCCTTTGTGGCGGAAATGGTGGGGGCCATCCGCAGCGGCAACTGA
- a CDS encoding O-acetylhomoserine aminocarboxypropyltransferase/cysteine synthase family protein, whose amino-acid sequence MTEKNYSFETLQVHAGQVPDPVTGARAVPIYQTTAFVFDSAEQAAGRFALTDAGNVYTRLTNPTTAVVDARVAALEGGTSAVTVASGSAAITYAILNVANAGDEIVAASTLYGGTYNLFSATLPNLGIKTTFIDPEDPANFKAAITEKTKAIFIESIGNPSTNLIDIEKVAEIAHSHGIILIVDNTFGTPYLIRPFEFGADVVVHSATKFLGGHGTTMGGVIVESGKFDFAASGRYPGFTTPDAHYNGLVYTDLGPGAFTTKIRVQLLRDTGACIGPIDSFLLLQGIETLSLRVERHVENTRKVVAYLANHPKVSWVNYPELPESKYKALADKYFPKGTGSIFTFGIQGGKQAGIEWIDKLELFSLLANVADAKSLVIHPASTTHAQLSDEDLIAAGVSGDMIRLSIGIENADDIIADLDQAFGQI is encoded by the coding sequence ATGACAGAGAAAAATTACAGCTTTGAAACGTTGCAAGTACATGCAGGCCAAGTTCCGGACCCCGTTACCGGAGCCCGCGCGGTGCCGATCTACCAGACGACCGCTTTCGTATTCGACAGCGCGGAACAGGCTGCCGGCCGCTTCGCTTTGACGGATGCCGGAAATGTCTACACCCGTTTGACGAACCCGACAACCGCAGTCGTTGATGCGCGTGTTGCGGCGCTTGAGGGCGGCACGTCAGCCGTTACGGTCGCTTCAGGTTCGGCGGCGATCACGTACGCCATCCTGAACGTGGCGAACGCGGGCGATGAAATCGTCGCTGCCAGCACGCTCTATGGCGGAACCTATAATCTTTTCAGCGCGACCTTGCCTAATTTGGGCATCAAAACAACTTTCATTGATCCTGAAGATCCGGCTAATTTCAAAGCAGCCATCACGGAAAAGACGAAAGCCATCTTCATCGAATCGATCGGAAACCCGAGCACCAACCTGATCGATATCGAAAAAGTCGCCGAAATCGCGCACAGCCATGGCATCATCTTGATTGTGGACAATACATTCGGCACGCCTTACCTGATCCGTCCGTTCGAATTCGGCGCCGATGTTGTGGTCCACTCCGCCACTAAATTCCTGGGCGGGCACGGCACAACAATGGGCGGGGTCATCGTCGAATCCGGCAAATTCGATTTCGCCGCCAGCGGAAGATATCCCGGATTCACGACGCCGGATGCGCATTACAACGGGTTGGTCTATACCGATCTGGGACCGGGCGCGTTCACGACCAAAATCCGCGTGCAATTGCTGCGCGATACCGGCGCCTGCATCGGACCGATCGATTCCTTCCTGTTGCTGCAAGGAATCGAAACGTTGTCATTGCGCGTTGAACGCCATGTCGAAAATACCCGCAAAGTCGTCGCTTATCTGGCGAACCACCCGAAAGTTTCCTGGGTGAACTATCCGGAACTGCCGGAAAGCAAATACAAAGCGCTTGCCGATAAATACTTCCCTAAAGGCACAGGTTCGATCTTCACTTTCGGCATCCAGGGCGGCAAGCAAGCCGGCATCGAGTGGATCGATAAGCTGGAATTGTTCTCGCTGCTTGCGAACGTTGCCGATGCAAAATCCTTGGTCATCCATCCGGCCAGCACGACCCACGCGCAGCTGAGCGACGAAGATCTTATTGCTGCAGGCGTTTCCGGGGACATGATCCGTCTGTCCATCGGGATCGAAAATGCCGACGATATCATCGCCGATCTGGATCAGGCTTTCGGACAAATATAA